Genomic window (uncultured Tolumonas sp.):
AAAGGGTTCCTGCATGACATTCAATCCGGTAAGGCCTCTTTTGCGAAATTAGCCGAAAAATATTCTGACGACCCGGGTTCTGCCACTAAAGGCGGTGAATTGGGTTGGGCTAATCCGGATATGTATGTACCAGAATTCCGCGATATGGTGAAAAAATTACCGATTGGCCAATTTAGCCAACCGTTTAAAACCATGCACGGCTGGCATATTGTTCAGGTCGAAGGGCGTCGCAGTTTAGCAAACACACCAGAAGCATTAGAGAACCGCGCGTATCAACTGATCTACAACCGTCGTTTTGCGGAAGAAGCGCAAACCTGGATTGATGAACTGCGTGATGAAGCGTTTATCCAGATAATGGACGGGAGCAATAACTGATGAATTTGATCCCCCGTATTGTCATTACACCGGGTGAACCGGCAGGTATTGGCCCTGACTTAGTGCTGAGCTTAACCGAACAAGCCTGGCCGGTTGAACTGGTGATCGTAGCAGACCCCGCTCTGTTGCAGCAGCGTGCAGAAGCGTTAGGAAAACAGATTAATATTCAGCCATACGATGCACATCGACCTGCACAAGCGCAGCCTCAAGGCGTATTAACGGTTTGTCCTGTTTCTCTTTCTGTTCCGGTCACAGCCGGACAGCTGGATAAACGTAATGGCGATTACGTGTTGGCCACCTTACAACGGGCTGCCGATGGCTGTCTGAAGGGGGAATTTGCTGCCTTGGTGACCGGCCCAGTACATAAAGGTGTCATCAATGAAGCCGGTGTGCCGTTTAGTGGGCATACTGAGTTTTTTGCAGAACAAGCAGGGGTCGAGCAAGTTGTCATGATGCTAGCCACCGAAGGGTTGCGGGTTGCGCTAGCAACAACACACCTCCCCTTGCGTGATGTTGCCGATGCCATCACTACAGCAAGCTTAACGCGAACCATTGAAATACTGCAGCATGATCTGCAGACACAATTTGGTATCACTACACCGCATATTCTGGTCTGTGGCCTAAACCCTCATGCCGGTGAAGGCGGCCATATGGGGCGTGAAGAGATCGATGTCATCGAACCAGTCTTGGCGGCATTAAGAAGCCAAGGATACTCTCTGGAAGGTCCACTTCCTGCTGACACCCTGTTCCAAGACAAATATTTGCAACGCGCTGATGCCGTATTAGCCATGTATCACGATCAAGGCTTACCTGTTCTCAAATACAAAGGATTTGGCCGTGCCGTCAATATCACACTGGGGTTGCCGTTTATTCGCACTTCAGTCGATCACGGTACTGCACTCGAATTAGCTGGCAGCGGTAAAAGCCATAATGGCAGCCTGCTAACCGCATTACATCAAGCGATCTTAATGGTATCTCATAAACAATGATTAACGACAATGTTCACCTCGGTCACCGCGCACGTAAACGTTTTGGCCAAAACTTCCTGCACGATCAATACACGATTGATGCGATTGTCTCGGCAATAGCACCACGTCAGAACGACGTGTTAGTTGAAATTGGTCCTGGTCTTGGCGCGTTAACTGAACCTGTTTGTGATCAGGTTGATAAAATGCATGTCGTTGAACTCGACCGTGACTTAGCCGCCCGTCTGCGCGAGCATCCACGTCTGAAAGATAAATTGATCGTGCATGAAGCGGATGCAATGAAGTTTGATTTCGACGAACTGGCACAACCCGGCCGCCCGTTACGGATCTTCGGCAATCTGCCTTACAACATTTCCACACCGCTGATTTTTCATCTGCTGGAAAAATCTCAGCATATTACGGACATGTATTTCATGCTGCAAAAAGAGGTGGTGGAACGTCTGGCTGCGGGTCCAAACAGCAAAGACTATGGTCGTTTGACGGTAATGACACAGTATTACTGCCAAGTGTCACCGGTGTTAGAAGTGGGCCCCCACGCATTTAAACCAGCCCCGAAAGTCAACTCGGCGGTGGTACGTCTGGCTCCTTGGCAAAAACGTCCTTATGAAGCACTTGATGTTGCTGATTTACAACGTGTGTGTCAGGAAGGTTTTGGTCAACGTCGTAAAACTATTCGTAATAGCTTCCGTAGTTTCATCACGGCAGAACAGTTGGAAGAGATCAACATTGATCCAAACCTACGACCAGAAAACTTGACGTTAGCTCAATTTGTCAGTATTGCTAACTGGCTGACAACTCATCGCTAAGGATGCATTATGCCGGGCATACAAATCACACCGCGCCCCTTTTATCTTGCTGAACAATCAGATCCAGATGATGCGCTGTATGCCTTTGGTTATGAAATTACTATTCATAACCAATCAGGTGAAGATGTACAGTTGATGGACCGCCACTGGCTGATCAGTGATGCCAATGGCCAACAGACAGAAGTGCAAGGACAAGGCGTGGTCGGGCAACAGCCGATCATAGCCGCGGACCAATCTTATACTTATCAAAGCAACATACAGCTTAAAACACCTTTTGGCTGTATGCGTGGTAGCTATACCTTTCAAAACAAATACAACGAACAGCTGTTTGAAGTGAGTATTCCTCCTTTTGCGTTGGCAATTCCTCATCTCATCAACTGAATCATATGTTATCCCATCGATATGAGATAATTTCTTAAACCTGCTAAGTAGAGTGTTGAAGTATGGCAACCTATTTTGTTGGCGACGTCCAAGGATGTTACGCTGAATTACAGCAATTGTTGGATCTGGCCCAATTTAATACCCAGCAGGATGAACTGTGGCTGACGGGTGATCTCGTCGCCCGTGGTCCTCAGTCACTGGACGTATTACGTTTTGTGTACAGCTTGGGCGATCGAGCCACAACAGTATTAGGTAATCATGATTTGAACTTGCTGGCAGTCACCGCCGGACATGCATTGCCAAAGAAAAAAGATAAAACGGAAAACATCCTCACCGCACCGGATCGAGATGAATTAATACATTGGCTGCAAAACCGCCCAATCATGGCAGAGCACCCGACTTTACCTGTAATGATGACTCATGCGGGTTTATCCCCACAATGGGATCTAGCAACCGCACGGCATTGTGCACGTGAAGTCGAAACATTGTTACGCAGCGATCAAGGTACTTGGTTGCTCGGCCATATGTATGGCGAAGAACCGTCACACTGGGACCCTCGCTTAACTGGTTTGCCTCGCTGGCGTTACATCATCAATAGCTTTACCCGCATGCGCTTTTGCCGCAATGACGGTAGTTTAGAGTTTAAATGCAAAGAGTCGCCTGCCGATAAACCGGCCCAGCTGGCGCCCTGGTTTGAGGTACGAAAAGCTGACGCCGATGAACCACATTTGGTATTTGGGCACTGGGCCGCGTTGATGGGAAAATGCCCATTACCGAAGATCAAAGCATTGGATACAGGCTGTGTCTGGGGCAATCAATTAACGTTATGGCGTTGGGAAGATAATGCCATGTTCAGTCTAAACTGCCCGATTTACTCCAGCGGTGAATAAAAGAAGACCCGGCAATCCGGGTCTTCTTTTATGTATTGTTTTGTTTAAATACAGCGATCTAATGTTTCGAACCGATAGTGATAAGGGTTTTTCTCATCGGGATCATGCAACTCTTCTGCTCGCTGCTGCCACTGATATTGTGAATAATCAGGAAACCAAGTATCAGCATCCGTAACTAGTAACTCGATATGTGTCAGATATAAGCGTTGTGCCAACGGCAGAGCTTCGTTGTATAACTGGCCACCACCGATGATCATAACTTCATCAGCATCCTGCACCAATGCCAGCGCAGCATCCAGAGAATTAACACTCTCCACACCCTCGGCATGCCAATCCGCATTGCGACTGATCACCAGGTTACGTCGACCTGGTAATGGTCGGCCGATCGACTCAAAGGTCTTCCGCCCCATAATCACAGGCTTACCCAAAGTCACGCTTTTGAAATGACGCAAATCAGCTGGCAAATGCCAAGGCATTTGATTTCCTCGACCAATCACGCGATTTTCTGCCATCGCAACAATTAAAGAGATCAACATAGCGTTATACAATCGGCCTGTTTCGATAAATAAATAAAGAGGGTACTGCCAGCCCAAAACAAAGAGCAAACAAGATAAACAGTGTTTTCAAACCATTCTCGATACTGGCTTGCAATAACTTTTCTGTTACACCACCACTGTTCATGCTTAACACCGCAATAATGGTGTTAAACGCAAATTTACCCGGGATCATCGGAATAATGCTCGCAACGGTAAAAACAGGACGTGGGGCTAACAAGCGGCGAGAAACATAAACAAAAATTAATCCAACCAGTGTGGTAGTAATAAAGGTTGCCCATTCAATAGGCATACCAAAATGTATCTGCAACATTCGCAAGCTATGTGCAAAAGCCCCACCAGCAGCACAATATTTTAGCATGCGGGGTGGAACGGCAAAAATCATCGCAAAACCAACGGCTGGAATTGCGGACCAAAAAGCATCAAATACAATTGCCCGTAACAATTCCATTATGGATTCCATCCCCATACGCCGGTTAATTTCATTGCCAAAACAATTCCAGCAGTTGCACTTAATGTTAACAGTGTGGCCGTGCCCCAACGCGCAAGCCCCATATTAAAATAACCCTTAACCATATCAAATAAGGCATTTACTAACGGGAAGCCGGGCACCAGCAACAAGACGCAGGCAGCCATCGCCAAATACGGCTGTTCACTCCAGTGATACACGGTTGCCATGCTAGCGATTGAGGTCGCAATAAATGCCGTCGTAGCAAAATTAATTAATGGGCTGAAATGACGATGCGCAATTTCCTGACGAACAAACATACCCATGGCCGATGCCACGCAGGTCGTAAAAAATACTGGCCAATCGCCACCAAATAACAAACTGAATGCACCACATGATAAACCAATCATAAACACCACTAACCAGCGGTTATATCGGAATGGTTTAATCTCGGTTAAGTGTTTATTGACATCATCTGCTGTCGTCAGCAGACGCTTTTCACTCAGAATACAGATCCGCTGGATAGCACACAGAACATGCATGTTAATACCCAACTCATGGATACGCCGTGTCGTAGTAATACAAGAACCATGATTGAGTGTTGTTAAAACAACAGCACTCGGGGAAATCGCCATTTCAACACTTTCAACACCTAACGCAGCGCCAACACGACATGTCGTTTGTTCAAT
Coding sequences:
- the pdxA gene encoding 4-hydroxythreonine-4-phosphate dehydrogenase PdxA produces the protein MNLIPRIVITPGEPAGIGPDLVLSLTEQAWPVELVIVADPALLQQRAEALGKQINIQPYDAHRPAQAQPQGVLTVCPVSLSVPVTAGQLDKRNGDYVLATLQRAADGCLKGEFAALVTGPVHKGVINEAGVPFSGHTEFFAEQAGVEQVVMMLATEGLRVALATTHLPLRDVADAITTASLTRTIEILQHDLQTQFGITTPHILVCGLNPHAGEGGHMGREEIDVIEPVLAALRSQGYSLEGPLPADTLFQDKYLQRADAVLAMYHDQGLPVLKYKGFGRAVNITLGLPFIRTSVDHGTALELAGSGKSHNGSLLTALHQAILMVSHKQ
- the rsmA gene encoding 16S rRNA (adenine(1518)-N(6)/adenine(1519)-N(6))-dimethyltransferase RsmA: MINDNVHLGHRARKRFGQNFLHDQYTIDAIVSAIAPRQNDVLVEIGPGLGALTEPVCDQVDKMHVVELDRDLAARLREHPRLKDKLIVHEADAMKFDFDELAQPGRPLRIFGNLPYNISTPLIFHLLEKSQHITDMYFMLQKEVVERLAAGPNSKDYGRLTVMTQYYCQVSPVLEVGPHAFKPAPKVNSAVVRLAPWQKRPYEALDVADLQRVCQEGFGQRRKTIRNSFRSFITAEQLEEINIDPNLRPENLTLAQFVSIANWLTTHR
- the apaG gene encoding Co2+/Mg2+ efflux protein ApaG; this encodes MPGIQITPRPFYLAEQSDPDDALYAFGYEITIHNQSGEDVQLMDRHWLISDANGQQTEVQGQGVVGQQPIIAADQSYTYQSNIQLKTPFGCMRGSYTFQNKYNEQLFEVSIPPFALAIPHLIN
- a CDS encoding symmetrical bis(5'-nucleosyl)-tetraphosphatase is translated as MATYFVGDVQGCYAELQQLLDLAQFNTQQDELWLTGDLVARGPQSLDVLRFVYSLGDRATTVLGNHDLNLLAVTAGHALPKKKDKTENILTAPDRDELIHWLQNRPIMAEHPTLPVMMTHAGLSPQWDLATARHCAREVETLLRSDQGTWLLGHMYGEEPSHWDPRLTGLPRWRYIINSFTRMRFCRNDGSLEFKCKESPADKPAQLAPWFEVRKADADEPHLVFGHWAALMGKCPLPKIKALDTGCVWGNQLTLWRWEDNAMFSLNCPIYSSGE
- the folA gene encoding type 3 dihydrofolate reductase; this translates as MLISLIVAMAENRVIGRGNQMPWHLPADLRHFKSVTLGKPVIMGRKTFESIGRPLPGRRNLVISRNADWHAEGVESVNSLDAALALVQDADEVMIIGGGQLYNEALPLAQRLYLTHIELLVTDADTWFPDYSQYQWQQRAEELHDPDEKNPYHYRFETLDRCI
- a CDS encoding threonine/serine exporter family protein, encoding MMELLRAIVFDAFWSAIPAVGFAMIFAVPPRMLKYCAAGGAFAHSLRMLQIHFGMPIEWATFITTTLVGLIFVYVSRRLLAPRPVFTVASIIPMIPGKFAFNTIIAVLSMNSGGVTEKLLQASIENGLKTLFILFALCFGLAVPSLFIYRNRPIV
- a CDS encoding threonine/serine exporter family protein; this translates as MQEQGVLLSREEQTKITRVLVRTAQMLAQCGAESRLIEQTTCRVGAALGVESVEMAISPSAVVLTTLNHGSCITTTRRIHELGINMHVLCAIQRICILSEKRLLTTADDVNKHLTEIKPFRYNRWLVVFMIGLSCGAFSLLFGGDWPVFFTTCVASAMGMFVRQEIAHRHFSPLINFATTAFIATSIASMATVYHWSEQPYLAMAACVLLLVPGFPLVNALFDMVKGYFNMGLARWGTATLLTLSATAGIVLAMKLTGVWGWNP